The Rhipicephalus sanguineus isolate Rsan-2018 chromosome 4, BIME_Rsan_1.4, whole genome shotgun sequence DNA window GGGGCACACCTATATTTATAAGTACACATGTGTTTCGATCGGCACTTCGCCCCtattaaaatgcggccgccgtgactggGAATCGAACTGATGACATTGTGATCAGCAGGCGCGACACCATGGACACAGAGCCCCCACAACAGTTAATGCGCCTGAATAAAGTATATAACGCACAAATATCCGCTGATGAATATGTACATAATACTAGTATCCTCCTCCGAGGTGCGGTCATGCGAGAGAGCCTGCGTAAAGAAATGAGACctcttcgatatatatatatttgggcgATAACAAAAATCACGCGGAATTTCTTTTTTCGAACGCTTTTGTTATTGCGACCTCAAGTCAGGGCCGATGCCCGCGAGGGGTTTCGCAGCCACACTTCGAGATTACGAAAAAGTGCACGTGCATTCATTCACCTCCACGTCTTCTTTCCACAGTCTTTGGTCGTAGGCGATGGAGTTGTTAAACTTTGACATAGCGTCGCTGGTTCTTCCAGAAAAGCGTCCACCCCATAGTTTATTCTGAAGGAAAGATGAAAGGCAGTGAAATTAAGCGTGTCGCAAGTCAATAAATTGTAATTCTTTGGAATGACCCCCCATTCCCGACGCAGCACTCACACTTTCCATCGGCGCTAACCGTTGGGCCTTTTGTCGAGACGGAGGCCTGTGTCTGCCGTTCTCTTCGCAGGCGCGGTGGATAATAAACGATAGAGGCATTCAAGAGGCTATGATATCTTATCTACAACCAAATATAAAGCAAGAACaaaaacgaaactgaaaccacGTGTTTTGCATTTCAGTCAAGCCAAGCCTGTAGGCAAGTAAACTATTGAGCCAAAACGTATGAAGCCGCGAAACAAGAAGGCAAGAAGTTCGCGCTCTGCTGAAGTTTGTCGTCGGTGCTTTGCCCCTACAGGCCTACGCAATGTCAAAACGCGATTTTTGCTCTCTGATCTTGCCACAGCGAGTACGCAGGCGTCTCCAAGAGGCCGGTGTCGAAAATGACGACGACCTAATGGCAGCCGGTCCGTCTTTCGCGGCCGAGACGACGTTGGTTTTCGAAAGACGACGAGAAACTCCAGTCTTCAAGTTTGACACCGCTTCTGATTGCCTCAAGCGCAGCGAAAGCACGCAGCGCATAGCGACGTGGGTTCCCAGCATCGACGCTCTGCTAGACGGAGGCATTCCACGGCGCAAGATAATCGAAGTTACAGGCGCCGCCGGCACCGGAAAGACCCAGTTCTGCATGCAGGTAGCGGCGTCCAACGAACTGTCGAAGAAGTCGACCGTTTACGTAGATTCCAAGGGAGGTTTCACAATAGCGCGGTACCGAGAAATCTTGGAGGGAACTTCGAGAAGGCAGGAGTGGAGCGGTGCGATGTGTGGTGGCGATGGCGGCGCCGGCCTTCGCTACGCGTTGTGCGACTCGTGGCAGCAACTGGTTGCCGCAGTTTGGCTTTTGCCCGACAGACTCAGAAACTGCGAAGCGAAGGAAGAGGTAACGTTGGTCGTGTTAGACGGCTTCGACTTTCACCTGAGGAATCAGCTTCACGATCCCCGCGAGAGGAAGAAAGTGCTCAGCGGCCTGACGCAGAAGCTCGTCGAAATCGCGAACTGCGGTGCGGCCGTGCTCGTCACAAATCACTTGTCCATGAAGCCCAGCCACAGCGACCCGTCATCCCTCGTGATTGCTCCAGCCTTGGGACAGGGTTTCGGGCACGAGTGTGCGTACAGGGCAACGTTCGTCGGAGAGGACGGTCTCTATAAGGCCATCTTTTACAAAGCGCCAACTTTCGGGCGTACCGTGGTGTCGTTTAGAATACAGCGTGACGGAATCGTTGAAGAGACGGATGGTTTCTAAACACGATGGCTATGCGCAGATATGAGCGCCATGGGTACATGCGAGACTTGCGAGTGACATTATACAATCACAATGCTATTTTAACTGGCCTGTTTAACCACTGCCGTGTAATACACTATAGTATAGTTAATTTGACGTTATGTGCAATAATGGTTGCCTTATGTTGTACATTTGTCTTGTCACACACTATTTATGTTAAGAAGGCGGAAGCTTAGGGAAAGGTCaaggcttgaagtgatgagaagtCTTGAACAAGAGTtctcactggagccaacatttttacGAGACAAGTCCCCTTCTCAAAGTTCTGGCTCCAGTGACATCACTTGTTCAACAATTACTTGTCACTGTTTATCGTGTCACAATACCTTATTCTGGTACGTGGTTTGTCTGGAAAGATTGTAAAGTTTTCAAGTTTCACCACTGCAGAATATTGACATTCGTCGATGAGGTTGCGGCTGCAATTAATCCTACATGCCATGTCTATGTGAGGTGGCGCAAGCAAGGTTCCACTGTAGAGCTCTGCGTCTAAAGCTTTTATCTCAATAAATGTGGTTCTTCTTTAACTAGCCTTCAGTTACGTTTGTAATTAACCAGAAACATTTGATCATTTCCCTCTGTCACGCTGCCACTTCGCTTCCACCTCGTGTGCCAGTTTCTTACACGCTTTTGGCTTGACGGCTTGTGGTTCAAGATGCAGTGTCAGACCACTGCCTTCGCTTTCACCTGATATTTTTCGTCAGACGAATACTAACAAGTGCGTGTAGTCTGCATATAATGGGATTGCATTAGGGAAACACTATTGCAACAAGGGTGTTTTCTTCACAGACCAGAAAATGGACAATAAACACAATGGATAGTGATGATGTCTTGAAAATCTTAAGCCAGCTTGCTGTATTGTTACAGATCG harbors:
- the LOC119390248 gene encoding DNA repair protein RAD51 homolog 3 yields the protein MSKRDFCSLILPQRVRRRLQEAGVENDDDLMAAGPSFAAETTLVFERRRETPVFKFDTASDCLKRSESTQRIATWVPSIDALLDGGIPRRKIIEVTGAAGTGKTQFCMQVAASNELSKKSTVYVDSKGGFTIARYREILEGTSRRQEWSGAMCGGDGGAGLRYALCDSWQQLVAAVWLLPDRLRNCEAKEEVTLVVLDGFDFHLRNQLHDPRERKKVLSGLTQKLVEIANCGAAVLVTNHLSMKPSHSDPSSLVIAPALGQGFGHECAYRATFVGEDGLYKAIFYKAPTFGRTVVSFRIQRDGIVEETDGF